In one Sebastes umbrosus isolate fSebUmb1 chromosome 13, fSebUmb1.pri, whole genome shotgun sequence genomic region, the following are encoded:
- the LOC119500939 gene encoding ADP-ribosylation factor-like protein 4C: protein MGNSFSNISAFQSLHIVMLGLDSAGKTTVLYRLKFNEFVNTVPTIGFNTEKIKLSNGTAKGISCHFWDVGGQEKLRPLWKSYSRCTDGIIYVVDSVDVDRLEEAKTELHKVTKFAENQGTPLLVIANKQDLPKSLPVADIEKQLALHELTPSTTYHIQPACAIIGEGLHEGMDKLYEMILKRRKSLKQKKKR, encoded by the coding sequence ATGGGCAACAGCTTCTCCAACATCTCTGCCTTCCAGTCTCTCCACATCGTCATGCTGGGCTTGGACTCTGCTGGAAAGACTACAGTCCTTTACAGACTCAAATTCAACGAGTTTGTCAACACTGTGCCCACGATTGGGTTCAACACGGAGAAGATCAAGCTGAGCAATGGCACCGCGAAGGGCATCAGCTGTCATTTCTGGGACGTGGGAGGCCAGGAGAAGCTGAGGCCTCTGTGGAAGTCCTACAGCCGGTGCACTGATGGGATCATCTATGTTGTGGACTCTGTGGACGTTGACAGGCTGGAGGAGGCCAAGACCGAGCTGCACAAAGTCACCAAGTTTGCAGAGAACCAGGGCACGCCGCTGCTGGTCATCGCCAACAAGCAGGACCTGCCCAAGTCTCTCCCAGTGGCGGATATAGAGAAGCAGCTGGCTCTGCACGAGCTCACCCCCTCCACCACCTATCACATCCAACCTGCATGCGCTATAATAGGCGAGGGGCTCCACGAGGGCATGGACAAACTGTATGAGATGATCCTGAAGAGGAGGAAATCTctaaaacagaagaagaagcggTAA